A single window of Nocardia sp. NBC_01327 DNA harbors:
- the eno gene encoding phosphopyruvate hydratase yields MAIIEQVGAREILDSRGNPTVEVEIALDDGTLTRAAVPSGASTGEHEAVELRDGGDRYNGKGVQKAVEAVLDEIAPAVIGLDAVEQRTVDQTLLDLDGTPDKSRLGANALLGVSLAVARAAAESSGLELFRYIGGPNAHVLPVPMMNILNGGAHADTGVDVQEFMIAPIGAPTFKEALRWGTEVYHSLKSVLKAQGLSTGLGDEGGFAPDVAGTRAALDLIAIAIDKAGYKLGTDIALALDVAATEFYTAGEGYKFEGSVRTAAEMNEFYAELITQFPIVSIEDPLSEDDWDGWVALTDSIGDKVQLVGDDLFVTNPERLEEGIAKGAANALLVKVNQIGTLTETLDAVDLAHRNGYKTMMSHRSGETEDTTIADLAVAVGSGQIKTGAPARSERVAKYNQLLRIEDALGDSARYAGDVAFPRFAFEG; encoded by the coding sequence GTGGCCATCATCGAACAGGTCGGAGCTCGCGAGATCCTGGATTCGCGTGGCAACCCCACTGTCGAGGTCGAGATCGCTCTCGACGACGGCACCCTCACTCGCGCGGCCGTGCCGTCCGGCGCGTCCACCGGCGAGCACGAGGCCGTGGAGCTCCGTGACGGCGGTGACCGTTACAACGGCAAGGGTGTGCAGAAGGCCGTCGAGGCCGTGCTGGACGAGATCGCGCCGGCCGTGATCGGCCTGGACGCCGTCGAGCAGCGCACCGTCGACCAGACCCTGCTGGATCTGGACGGCACCCCGGACAAGTCGCGCCTGGGCGCGAATGCCCTGCTGGGTGTTTCGCTCGCCGTGGCGCGCGCTGCCGCCGAATCCTCGGGCCTGGAGCTGTTCCGCTACATCGGCGGACCGAACGCCCATGTGCTGCCCGTTCCCATGATGAACATCCTCAATGGTGGTGCGCACGCCGATACCGGCGTCGACGTCCAGGAGTTCATGATCGCCCCGATCGGCGCGCCCACCTTCAAGGAGGCGCTGCGCTGGGGTACCGAGGTCTACCACTCGCTCAAGTCGGTGCTCAAGGCGCAGGGCCTGTCCACCGGTCTGGGCGATGAGGGCGGCTTCGCGCCGGACGTCGCGGGCACCCGCGCCGCACTGGATCTGATCGCCATCGCCATCGACAAGGCCGGCTACAAGCTGGGCACCGATATCGCGCTCGCGCTCGATGTGGCCGCCACCGAGTTCTACACCGCCGGTGAGGGTTACAAGTTCGAGGGCTCGGTCCGCACCGCCGCCGAGATGAACGAGTTCTACGCCGAGCTCATCACCCAGTTCCCGATCGTCTCCATCGAGGATCCGCTGTCGGAGGACGACTGGGACGGCTGGGTCGCGCTCACCGATTCCATCGGCGACAAGGTGCAGCTGGTCGGCGACGACCTGTTCGTCACCAATCCGGAGCGCCTGGAAGAGGGCATCGCCAAGGGCGCCGCCAACGCGCTGCTGGTGAAGGTCAACCAGATCGGCACGCTGACCGAGACGCTGGACGCGGTCGATCTCGCGCACCGCAACGGCTACAAGACGATGATGAGCCACCGGTCCGGCGAGACCGAGGACACCACCATCGCCGATCTGGCCGTCGCCGTCGGTTCCGGTCAGATCAAGACCGGCGCCCCGGCGCGCTCGGAGCGGGTTGCCAAGTACAACCAGCTGCTGCGCATCGAAGACGCGCTCGGCGACTCGGCGCGCTACGCCGGAGATGTCGCCTTCCCGCGTTTCGCGTTCGAAGGCTGA
- a CDS encoding lytic transglycosylase domain-containing protein: protein MYGVRSKQAGVGATLNRAGLMVTAAALVLLAGCGTVNLTPVPDSMPPGAGAPLPLIDLDAPGRSAIQLHSWAQEQSGTLGIGVVALEAYGYAAALMARSRPECGIGWTTVAAIASVESQHGTHSGAHVADDGKVTPPIRGRALDGSPGVAKILDADGNPVRAMGPFQFIPETWQRWGMDANGDGIADPDNIDDAALTAARYLCASGGDLTGAPGWQQALLTYNQSTTYMSTVRYRAAAYSVGRRA from the coding sequence ATGTATGGAGTGCGTTCCAAACAGGCCGGTGTCGGCGCCACTCTGAACCGCGCCGGCCTGATGGTCACGGCGGCCGCTCTCGTGCTGCTGGCAGGTTGCGGCACAGTCAATCTCACGCCTGTCCCGGACAGCATGCCGCCCGGTGCCGGCGCGCCGCTGCCGCTCATCGATCTGGATGCGCCGGGGCGCAGTGCGATTCAGCTGCACTCGTGGGCGCAGGAGCAATCCGGCACGCTCGGCATCGGCGTGGTTGCGCTGGAGGCCTACGGATATGCCGCCGCGCTCATGGCGCGCTCGCGCCCGGAATGCGGAATCGGATGGACCACCGTGGCCGCCATCGCCAGCGTCGAGAGTCAGCACGGCACGCACAGCGGGGCGCATGTCGCCGACGACGGCAAGGTGACGCCGCCGATCCGGGGCCGCGCCCTGGACGGTTCGCCCGGCGTCGCCAAGATCTTGGACGCCGACGGCAATCCCGTGCGAGCCATGGGCCCGTTCCAGTTCATCCCGGAGACCTGGCAGCGCTGGGGCATGGACGCGAACGGCGACGGTATCGCCGATCCGGACAATATCGACGATGCGGCGCTGACCGCGGCGCGCTACCTGTGCGCCAGCGGCGGCGACCTCACCGGCGCCCCCGGCTGGCAGCAGGCGCTGCTCACCTACAACCAGTCCACGACCTACATGAGCACGGTCCGCTACCGCGCCGCCGCGTACAGCGTCGGCCGCCGGGCCTGA
- a CDS encoding TauD/TfdA family dioxygenase, with amino-acid sequence MKSVLSERKTFHPSELERRELPASAGQAVRALADEIAITLGPSPAIATTLTDPDLLHHIDARYLELPEAVHQAMRPPATDAGVTVVGRLPLRDDELGHTPLDWRQAAAWAGDAGRRSSSYALDITMLLLARCAGEPFGWQGQQGGRLVNNIVPSPGHEHEQSGASSTALLSPHSEDAFHPRRANLLMLGCLRNPDDVGTTVSSVRRVELDAAQRERLSRRELPILPDVSYGADFPDEPAPPIATLGDEDGRLTLRFDPAYTPLGDADPEFRSAYDHLAAELERVCITAALAPGELLLVDNDVVVHGRVPFTPRYNGTDRWLKRVNIRLPQRRRAAAETAESGYGQRVVAPFRTIRGNRR; translated from the coding sequence GTGAAAAGCGTTCTCTCTGAACGTAAGACGTTTCACCCTTCGGAACTCGAACGACGCGAACTCCCGGCCTCCGCCGGACAGGCGGTACGCGCGCTAGCTGATGAGATCGCCATCACACTGGGCCCTAGCCCGGCGATAGCCACCACGCTCACCGACCCGGACCTGCTGCACCACATCGACGCCCGCTACCTGGAACTCCCCGAGGCCGTGCACCAGGCCATGCGCCCGCCCGCCACCGATGCGGGCGTCACAGTTGTCGGCCGGCTACCACTGCGCGACGACGAACTCGGGCACACGCCCCTGGACTGGCGGCAGGCCGCGGCCTGGGCCGGAGACGCCGGGCGCCGGTCCTCCTCCTACGCTCTCGACATCACCATGCTGCTGCTGGCGCGCTGCGCGGGTGAACCCTTCGGCTGGCAGGGGCAGCAGGGCGGACGGCTGGTCAACAACATCGTGCCCTCCCCCGGACACGAGCACGAGCAGTCCGGCGCGAGCAGTACCGCGCTGCTGAGCCCGCACTCCGAGGACGCCTTCCATCCGCGGCGCGCCAATCTGCTGATGCTCGGCTGCCTGCGCAATCCGGATGATGTCGGCACCACCGTCTCCTCGGTGCGGCGGGTGGAACTGGATGCGGCACAACGGGAACGGCTCAGCCGGCGCGAGCTGCCCATCCTGCCGGACGTCTCCTACGGCGCCGACTTCCCGGACGAGCCCGCGCCCCCCATCGCCACCCTCGGCGACGAGGACGGACGGCTGACGCTGCGCTTCGATCCCGCGTACACGCCGCTCGGCGATGCCGATCCCGAATTCCGTTCCGCCTACGACCATTTGGCGGCGGAACTCGAAAGGGTTTGCATCACCGCCGCTTTGGCCCCCGGAGAACTGCTGCTGGTGGACAATGACGTTGTGGTGCACGGCCGGGTGCCGTTCACCCCCCGCTACAACGGCACCGACCGCTGGCTCAAGCGCGTGAACATCCGGCTGCCGCAGCGTCGCCGCGCTGCGGCCGAGACCGCCGAGAGCGGCTACGGCCAGCGGGTGGTGGCGCCATTCCGGACGATCCGAGGTAACCGCAGGTGA
- a CDS encoding ornithine cyclodeaminase family protein, with the protein MNTRPTPLRVLSRSDLADVPISPAEVVRAVEDAYLAFAAGDSDNPRKLSVAHPDGWSVAYAMLGRDGRRRVVAMKTSYKFDPHHDRSTKRYYTTITLYDDATGMPLAMMDCARVGALRTPAVSALLVRETARPGARSVLLIGTGTQGRNALPHLLAANPQLNRLMLYGTHPEGLESVYQQLRQHHPQAELELVSDPHAAARTADVVLATAGPGTQVSIEAKDLAPGATVVLVGYGLAPSTLTEADRVIATSAEQMTLTGTDMAGPDGRLRHVDAELPQILNHRAVGRRTDDERIFVYNSGLVLTDIAVAHALATRAIAEGRGTEVPLWD; encoded by the coding sequence GTGAATACCCGACCGACCCCGCTGCGTGTACTCAGTCGCAGCGATCTCGCGGATGTGCCGATCAGTCCCGCCGAGGTGGTGCGCGCCGTCGAGGACGCGTATCTCGCCTTCGCGGCGGGAGATTCGGATAATCCGCGCAAGCTCAGCGTCGCTCATCCGGACGGCTGGTCCGTGGCCTACGCCATGCTCGGCCGGGACGGTCGCCGCCGGGTGGTCGCCATGAAGACCTCGTACAAGTTCGATCCGCACCACGACCGCAGCACCAAGCGGTACTACACCACCATCACGCTCTACGACGATGCCACCGGTATGCCACTGGCCATGATGGATTGCGCGCGCGTCGGTGCGCTGCGCACGCCGGCGGTATCGGCGCTGCTGGTGCGCGAGACGGCCCGGCCCGGGGCGCGCAGTGTGCTGCTCATCGGCACCGGAACCCAGGGGCGGAATGCGCTGCCGCATCTGCTGGCCGCCAATCCGCAGCTGAATCGGCTGATGCTGTACGGCACCCATCCCGAGGGGCTGGAATCGGTGTATCAGCAACTGCGGCAACATCATCCACAGGCCGAGCTGGAGCTGGTCAGCGATCCGCACGCCGCCGCCCGCACCGCCGATGTCGTGCTGGCGACCGCCGGGCCCGGTACACAGGTCAGCATCGAGGCCAAGGATCTCGCACCCGGCGCGACCGTGGTGCTCGTCGGTTACGGCCTGGCGCCGTCCACACTCACCGAGGCGGATCGCGTCATCGCCACCAGCGCTGAGCAGATGACGCTGACGGGCACCGATATGGCGGGCCCGGACGGGCGGCTGCGACACGTCGACGCCGAGCTACCGCAGATCCTCAATCACCGCGCCGTCGGCCGAAGAACCGACGACGAGCGCATTTTCGTCTACAACAGCGGTCTGGTGCTCACCGATATCGCGGTCGCGCACGCCCTGGCCACCCGCGCCATTGCCGAAGGCCGTGGAACGGAGGTGCCGCTGTGGGACTGA
- a CDS encoding Y4yA family PLP-dependent enzyme, whose amino-acid sequence MGLTGLQPGLSTITAAPMPAYRDDWEQRLLAHPTLLRDIAESVGGPFHLMYPARVAANIAAFQQVFAGKGVVGAIYYGKKANKSPAVVRVCAENGAGVDVSSAGEFRAALAGGVLGRDLMVTGPAKSTELLVLAVRHRALVAIDDLDELARLSALGSGDSARGGAHAGARALLRVLPPGSASRFGMTGDELDLALTLIDADSIRLEGFSFHLRGYEVADRAALASMLITRCREARGLGHPVTTLSIGGGFGVDYVPAAAWDAFRDGVNPYWFHSDRAPQSDSYYPYHCPVPGPEMLAAILDYEDLGDRLRAAGIRIAIEPGRALLDRAGSTVFQVQGTKTRTAHGHPYHVLTVNGTSLSLSEQWFDSEYLPDPVLWPQLPGSVSPTCVGGSSCLEEDMLSWRRIPLPRPAATDDLLIYPNTAGYQMDSNESAFHDQPIPPKVVLHNDTGERNFEWELDSPT is encoded by the coding sequence GTGGGACTGACCGGCCTGCAGCCCGGCCTCTCCACCATCACGGCGGCGCCCATGCCCGCCTATCGCGACGATTGGGAACAGCGTTTGCTGGCGCACCCGACACTGCTGCGCGATATAGCGGAAAGTGTCGGCGGACCGTTCCACCTCATGTATCCGGCCCGGGTCGCCGCGAATATCGCGGCCTTTCAACAGGTATTCGCCGGCAAAGGCGTGGTGGGCGCCATCTACTACGGCAAGAAGGCCAATAAGTCGCCCGCCGTGGTGCGAGTCTGCGCGGAAAACGGTGCGGGCGTGGATGTCTCCAGTGCGGGGGAATTCCGTGCGGCGCTGGCCGGTGGCGTACTCGGTCGCGATCTCATGGTCACGGGCCCGGCGAAATCGACGGAATTGCTGGTATTGGCCGTGCGGCATCGCGCCCTGGTCGCCATCGACGATCTCGACGAACTCGCCCGGCTGAGCGCCCTCGGCAGTGGTGATAGCGCCCGCGGCGGTGCCCATGCGGGCGCCCGCGCGCTGTTGCGGGTGCTGCCGCCCGGGTCCGCCAGTCGCTTCGGCATGACCGGCGACGAACTCGATCTGGCACTGACCCTGATCGATGCCGACTCGATTCGCCTGGAGGGCTTCAGCTTTCATCTCCGCGGCTACGAGGTCGCCGATCGCGCCGCACTCGCCTCGATGCTGATCACCCGCTGCCGGGAGGCCCGCGGCCTGGGCCACCCCGTCACCACGCTGTCCATCGGCGGCGGTTTCGGCGTGGACTATGTGCCCGCCGCCGCATGGGATGCCTTCCGGGACGGGGTGAATCCGTACTGGTTCCACAGTGATCGTGCACCGCAGTCGGATTCGTACTACCCGTATCACTGCCCGGTGCCGGGTCCGGAAATGCTGGCGGCCATTCTCGATTACGAAGATCTCGGAGATCGGCTGCGCGCGGCCGGAATTCGAATCGCGATCGAGCCCGGCCGGGCGCTGCTGGACCGCGCCGGAAGCACCGTCTTCCAGGTGCAGGGCACGAAAACCCGTACGGCGCACGGTCACCCGTACCACGTCCTGACCGTGAACGGCACCAGCCTCAGCCTCTCCGAGCAGTGGTTCGACAGCGAATACCTGCCGGATCCGGTGCTGTGGCCGCAGCTCCCGGGCAGCGTGAGTCCGACCTGCGTCGGCGGCTCCTCCTGCCTGGAGGAGGACATGCTCAGCTGGCGGCGCATTCCGCTCCCCCGGCCCGCAGCAACGGACGATCTGCTCATTTACCCCAATACGGCCGGTTATCAGATGGACAGCAATGAATCGGCCTTTCACGATCAGCCGATTCCCCCTAAAGTCGTCTTGCATAACGACACCGGGGAACGGAATTTCGAATGGGAGCTCGACTCCCCGACCTGA